Below is a window of Meleagris gallopavo isolate NT-WF06-2002-E0010 breed Aviagen turkey brand Nicholas breeding stock unplaced genomic scaffold, Turkey_5.1 ChrUn_random_7180001956030, whole genome shotgun sequence DNA.
NNNNNNNNNNNNNNNNNNNNNNNNNNNNNNNNNNNNNNNNNNNNNNNNNNNNNNNNNNNNNNNNNNNNNNNNNNNNNNNNNNNNNNNNNNNNNNNNNNNNNNNNNNNNNNNNNNNNNNNNNNNNNNNNNNNNNNNNNNNNNNNNNNNNNNNNNNNNNNNNNNNNNNNNNNNNNNNNNNNNNNNNNNNNNNNNNNNNNNNNNNNNNNNNNNNNNNNNNNNNNNNNNNNNNNNNNNNNNNNNNNNNNNNNNNNNNNNNNNNNNNNNNNNNNNNNNNNNNNNNNNNNNNNNNNNNNNNNNNNNNNNNNNNNNNNNNNNNNNNNNNNNNNNNNNNNNNNNNNNNNNNNNNNNNNNNNNNNNNNNNNNNNNNNNNNNNNNNNNNNNNNNNNNNNNNNNNNNNNNNNNNNNNNNNNNNNNNNNNNNNNNNNNNNNNNNNNNNNNNNNNNNNNNNNNNNNNNNNNNNNNNNNNNNNNNNNNNNNNNNNNNNNNNNNNNNNNNNNNNNNNNNNNNNNNNNNNNNNNNNNNNNNNNNNNNNNNNNNNNNNNNNNNNNNNNNNNNNNNNNNNNNNNNNNNNATGATGATCAAGATCTGAGATAAATACTAAATGTTTGGCTTACATCCCCTGCCTAATGACTTGGCTCCAGATcaagatgcaaaataaagagaaacttCTGGTACAGTATAGAATGAAGAGCACCTTAGGGATGCAGAGACAAGAGAAAGGTCTCGGAATTTTACTGCTGGGTTAGCCAAAGAAGAACAATCAAAATGGCTGCTCCATAATATAGAACACACTGAGGTTTACCCTGGGGTTCAGTGAGGTTCATGTAGTGAAGCGCTTCCTCTGGATTCCCCTCTCGACCATACAGCATGTTAGCTATATTTAACCTTCAGTTTCAAGAACCCCTGAATTTTTAAGAATACTGTCTCCTAGACAAGCATGTTATTCTCCTTTCTGCGGTCataattctttctctttctcacagAAAGTGTTTGAAGATTTTTCTAACAGTTATTTCTAATGAATCGTACTCAACTGTACCCATTGGTTTTGCCTGATTCAATCTGCTTGGCTTGTCCACCTGCAGTGCCTGTTTCTGTAACTGTTACACAACCTGTAAACTCTGAAGCTGTCCACGACTCATTGGCATGGCCACGAAGCacaggaaaacacaaaacaagcacAGACTTACGTAGTTCTTCCCGATGCCTCTCTGTTTGGGCAAAAAACTGGCGAAGCTCCTCTGTGATCTCCATGTTACTCAGGTCATATTCAAACTCCCCTTCGGACTCCAAGTCTTCGTCCACTTCAGagtcttcctcttcctcctccctgtcATCATCCTCCTTCCCTGGCTGGGCATCCATGtactgctgagctctgccacGTGGGCTATAGTTGGAAAAATGGCTGTGGGTACACGGGGGGTCATCCCCATCCCAATCTGAGTAGCGGCTGCTTGGAGAAGCTGCGTAAGGAGGCCATGGTACATGATAAACGGACTCCATGGCTTTCCTGTAGGCTTCCT
It encodes the following:
- the LOC104917135 gene encoding gem-associated protein 8-like, encoding MQEETEPWYFQKMYARYWKHYDLAMRWMHRHQEAYRKAMESVYHVPWPPYAASPSSRYSDWDGDDPPCTHSHFSNYSPRGRAQQYMDAQPGKEDDDREEEEEDSEVDEDLESEGEFEYDLSNMEITEELRQFFAQTERHREELRKSVLVLCFPVLRGHANESWTASEFTGCVTVTETGTAGGQAKQIESGKTNGYS